The Saprospiraceae bacterium genome includes a window with the following:
- a CDS encoding DUF721 domain-containing protein → MGRHNDKPIRDVLHEFLQSNSRVGKGYATVRIEEIWKNQMGLTIAGYTSKLYFKDGLLKVYLTSAPLKKELLMGKEKIINIINSEVGEELVTSVEIY, encoded by the coding sequence ATGGGAAGACACAATGACAAGCCGATAAGAGATGTTCTTCATGAATTTCTGCAGTCCAACTCCAGAGTCGGAAAAGGATATGCTACTGTCAGGATAGAAGAAATTTGGAAAAATCAGATGGGACTTACTATAGCTGGCTATACGAGTAAGTTATATTTTAAAGATGGCTTACTGAAGGTGTATCTGACATCTGCTCCGTTAAAAAAAGAACTGCTGATGGGAAAAGAGAAAATAATAAATATTATCAATTCTGAGGTCGGTGAGGAATTAGTAACTTCCGTTGAAATTTACTGA
- a CDS encoding glutathione peroxidase, whose amino-acid sequence MFSKILIIMLLSVTSLIGNFFNSENVLTAPKHILKKNAKDTISFHSLTAIDIDGNELKMKKYKGKKIIILNVASKCGYTPQYADWQAFYEKNNSKFEVLGFPCNQFLGQEPGTAEEIESFCQKNYGVTFQMFDKIDVKGDDQSPIYKWLTDPAQNGWNNTVPSWNFSKYLVDENGKLLNYFGPKIKPDSPEFLAAIK is encoded by the coding sequence ATGTTTTCAAAAATTCTAATCATCATGCTTTTATCAGTTACAAGTTTAATTGGCAATTTTTTCAATTCAGAAAATGTACTTACTGCACCAAAACATATTTTAAAAAAGAATGCAAAAGACACAATTTCTTTTCATTCATTAACTGCAATTGACATCGATGGAAATGAATTAAAAATGAAAAAATATAAAGGTAAAAAAATCATCATTCTGAATGTAGCTTCAAAATGTGGTTACACACCTCAATATGCTGACTGGCAGGCCTTTTACGAAAAAAACAACTCAAAATTTGAAGTTTTGGGATTTCCTTGCAATCAGTTCTTAGGGCAGGAACCCGGCACTGCAGAAGAAATAGAATCCTTTTGTCAGAAAAACTATGGCGTCACTTTCCAGATGTTTGATAAAATTGATGTGAAAGGCGACGATCAAAGCCCAATTTATAAATGGCTTACCGATCCTGCGCAAAATGGTTGGAACAACACAGTACCTAGTTGGAATTTCTCCAAGTACCTTGTGGATGAAAATGGCAAATTATTAAATTATTTTGGCCCCAAGATCAAACCTGACAGCCCGGAGTTTTTGGCTGCTATCAAGTAA
- a CDS encoding SMP-30/gluconolactonase/LRE family protein: MKSLLKKILLIFLLVIVMLTLRSLWYAGFFSTIKMNGQYNEKIIKGLIGAEDITIDQKSGKAFVSTCDRRGIAAGKDIKGAIYLLDLNKMDIEARNLTGAFKQEDFRPHGISLYVDPTDTTKWLHVINHRKEGHFVEVFRYTDTSLIHVQTIKSNLFISPNDIVATGTNTFYFTNDHSEEIGALRTIKDFLLIGTGSVGHYDGNTVKILANDIRYANGITIDRDGKKLFVAACTDGSIHVYDIEPFQMTGKIKCNTGVDNLEWDEEGHLWVGAHPKLLKFLSHAADANKKSPSHVIKIELNNLENPTIKNYYINDGVLFSGSSVAAAYKNKILVGSVFEDGILILDNSKSAIK; the protein is encoded by the coding sequence GTGAAATCTTTATTAAAAAAAATCCTGCTAATATTTCTATTGGTCATAGTGATGCTGACCCTAAGATCTCTATGGTATGCAGGCTTTTTCAGTACCATCAAAATGAATGGCCAATATAATGAGAAAATAATCAAAGGTCTGATCGGTGCCGAAGACATCACTATTGACCAAAAAAGTGGAAAAGCTTTTGTTTCTACTTGTGACAGAAGAGGAATAGCCGCTGGAAAAGACATAAAAGGAGCCATCTATTTACTTGACTTAAATAAAATGGATATTGAAGCGAGAAATCTGACAGGCGCATTCAAGCAGGAAGATTTCAGGCCGCATGGTATTTCTTTATATGTTGATCCCACAGACACAACAAAGTGGCTTCATGTGATCAATCATAGGAAAGAAGGGCATTTTGTAGAGGTGTTTCGTTATACAGATACTTCCCTTATCCATGTCCAGACGATAAAAAGTAATCTATTCATAAGTCCTAATGACATTGTGGCTACGGGAACCAATACTTTTTATTTCACCAATGATCATAGTGAAGAAATAGGAGCACTAAGAACAATAAAAGACTTTTTGTTAATTGGGACAGGGAGTGTGGGTCATTATGATGGAAATACTGTAAAAATTCTCGCTAATGACATACGCTATGCAAATGGGATAACAATAGATCGGGACGGTAAAAAATTATTTGTGGCTGCATGTACTGACGGAAGTATTCATGTCTATGACATAGAACCTTTCCAAATGACCGGCAAAATCAAATGTAATACTGGTGTGGATAATCTGGAATGGGATGAAGAAGGCCATCTTTGGGTTGGTGCCCACCCTAAATTATTGAAATTTCTCAGTCATGCCGCCGATGCCAATAAGAAAAGTCCGTCACATGTAATTAAAATAGAACTGAATAATTTGGAAAATCCTACTATAAAAAACTATTATATAAACGATGGAGTTCTTTTTTCAGGCTCATCAGTTGCCGCTGCCTACAAAAATAAAATATTGGTAGGAAGTGTCTTTGAAGACGGTATATTGATTTTGGATAATTCAAAGAGTGCTATTAAATAG
- a CDS encoding methyltransferase — protein MQRSKNDPDGFRFKQFEIRQDRCTMKVNTDGVLLGAWTDLSNKKKSLDIGTGTGLIAIMIAQKSLKIISHGIEIDENASIQAKINMENSPFHARLTSIYQSVQDYMSSTSEKYDLIVSNPPFFSGGTFSLNENKANVRHTIKLSHVDLLNTVRNLLSHDGHFDVILPYIEGLRFIELATKYDFGVVKLTEVMPREDKGIERLLIRFAMKYNHVYKSETLIIHNSTQPNDYTPEFQNLTKEFYLFMA, from the coding sequence ATGCAAAGGAGCAAAAACGACCCTGATGGTTTTAGATTCAAGCAATTTGAAATTCGCCAGGATCGCTGCACAATGAAGGTGAACACAGATGGGGTTTTACTTGGTGCATGGACTGATTTAAGTAACAAAAAGAAGTCCCTGGATATTGGTACAGGCACTGGGCTTATTGCTATCATGATAGCCCAAAAAAGTCTGAAGATAATATCTCATGGTATCGAAATAGATGAAAACGCAAGTATTCAGGCTAAAATTAATATGGAAAATAGTCCTTTCCATGCTAGGCTTACATCCATTTACCAGTCAGTTCAGGACTATATGTCATCCACGTCCGAAAAATATGACCTTATAGTGAGCAATCCGCCATTTTTTTCAGGTGGTACATTTTCACTCAATGAAAATAAAGCAAATGTAAGGCATACAATCAAACTTTCTCATGTCGACTTGCTTAACACAGTGAGAAATTTATTGTCTCATGATGGTCATTTTGATGTGATATTGCCTTACATAGAAGGACTTAGGTTCATTGAATTGGCAACAAAGTACGATTTTGGAGTAGTGAAACTTACAGAAGTAATGCCTCGGGAAGACAAGGGCATCGAACGTTTGTTGATAAGATTTGCAATGAAATACAATCATGTATATAAATCCGAAACATTGATCATACATAACAGTACACAACCCAATGACTATACTCCTGAATTTCAAAATCTAACTAAAGAGTTTTATCTTTTTATGGCGTAA
- a CDS encoding SBBP repeat-containing protein, which yields MKNSFFRYFIVFGIFLLPFNSYSQELKWIYKIGGITTDYCAGISLDINQNVYDITNFTGNVSIAFNVFKSTRGQEDILIRKSSPAGIQQWVRQVGSKSQDIAQDIVADNQNNVYIVGSFRDSLFLDSTLILSTPSNSFGAFIIKLNSEGTFQWAQKIVSDLPVVAKTVSAGPIEDIVVSGNFDGLASFPDNRNLITNGGNDIFILKINRITGATIFLKQVGGIDQDFGTHHTVDNENNIYITGDFRASVDFDPNNGEHTQLSKGLTDIFLLKLSESGNFLWAKAYGGINVDYGHSIAIDKDKNIILTGRFSETVGFGSTTQTLQSKGAQDIFLLKLNRDGITQWVNGYGDTNNDVPGHVIVNSNGIIYLAGTYRNKVDFDPSSVANFSDSNGGADGFVALYNQDGSYNDHFSFGGISNEQVHKIALKANGEIIVGGGFGAIVDFDPGRLSELNIFSNGGLDAFMINVFVCVNPYIKELRVVRPNLCYGENVFIQIVEGHLNSATQWSWQREKCDNLTFAAGPFLNIPVLDNTSFFVKGWGGCVVNDQCRKIDIQVFKDSLKYQILELCEGDTIKIGNSRYTSAGVFTDSLTSIAGCDSVLVTEIVLNKSYKFNDNYQICPGDTVKVGSSRYTFAGVYTNVFKTKKGCDSIIISNVSVKPTSIETINHTLCEGTSITIGNVVYNSSGTFIQESANVNGCKDLKIVNIKIAKRDVLLQKNICFGDSLKVGNKDYTVSGTFKDTLVSSLGCDSVITTMLEVKSLSSSTRFYQICEGDSVAVGSKIYKTSGNYIDLFKNAAGCDSTVFSGVVVVPKVVPTLKMYSICEGDSVKVSSKVYKVQGLYQDTLRSSKGCDSIITTNLKVFLRNNTISVSICDGDTLIAGSSRLTASGSYNIPFKNFFGCDSIVTIVLTVKQKANKTFDYFICPGDSALVKGVYYKTPQTLAFKYPAQNGCDSIETHQVKHKHVTTTQNITLCNGNVFVLNGKTYKEKGIYTETLKKSDGCDSILQIVVNVNPSYIIDTLFDRCKGESVTVGTSTYLNPGKFVENLKTTKGCDSIIRFELRITNFIPAVFVVRDTLSAFVIDGAKYQWYECTNNNTRVPFLGATSSIFPLFKSGKYSLGITFRNCTYFSDCLDYIRTSIDQLPESIVSIYPNPFIDIVLISAEKDLKLKITDIQGRIKGVYEILIGKNEINVNQFAPGIYIFELYDSTGKLFVKTLKL from the coding sequence ATGAAAAATAGTTTTTTTCGATATTTCATCGTATTTGGGATTTTTTTACTTCCTTTTAATTCTTATTCTCAGGAATTAAAATGGATATACAAAATCGGTGGTATTACTACTGACTATTGTGCCGGAATTTCTTTGGACATCAATCAGAATGTTTATGATATTACCAATTTTACGGGAAATGTTTCAATTGCCTTTAATGTATTTAAGTCCACACGCGGGCAGGAAGATATTCTCATAAGGAAAAGTTCGCCGGCTGGAATTCAGCAATGGGTCCGGCAAGTCGGAAGTAAATCACAGGATATTGCTCAGGATATAGTCGCAGACAATCAGAATAATGTTTATATTGTTGGTAGTTTCAGAGACTCATTATTTTTGGACTCGACACTTATACTTTCTACTCCATCAAATTCATTTGGTGCTTTTATTATTAAATTGAATAGTGAAGGCACCTTTCAATGGGCACAAAAGATAGTTTCTGATCTTCCTGTTGTTGCAAAAACTGTTTCGGCGGGACCGATTGAAGATATAGTTGTTTCCGGGAATTTTGATGGTTTGGCTAGCTTTCCGGACAATCGAAATCTTATAACTAATGGTGGAAATGATATTTTTATTTTGAAGATCAATAGAATTACAGGTGCAACCATTTTTTTAAAACAAGTTGGTGGCATTGATCAGGATTTTGGCACTCATCATACTGTAGATAATGAAAACAATATCTATATCACTGGTGATTTTAGAGCTAGCGTTGATTTTGACCCAAACAATGGCGAACATACACAATTGAGTAAAGGATTAACGGATATATTTTTATTGAAACTATCTGAATCAGGCAACTTTTTATGGGCAAAAGCATATGGAGGCATTAATGTAGACTACGGTCATTCTATTGCAATTGATAAGGATAAAAACATCATACTCACAGGTAGATTTTCCGAAACGGTAGGGTTTGGTAGTACTACTCAAACACTTCAGTCCAAGGGGGCACAAGATATTTTTTTATTGAAACTCAATAGAGATGGTATAACTCAATGGGTGAATGGATATGGAGATACCAATAATGATGTACCTGGACATGTTATTGTAAATAGTAATGGCATAATCTACCTTGCAGGTACATACAGAAATAAGGTGGATTTTGACCCTTCATCCGTAGCCAATTTTAGTGATTCAAATGGTGGAGCTGATGGGTTTGTGGCATTATACAATCAGGATGGATCGTACAATGATCATTTTAGTTTTGGAGGTATAAGTAATGAGCAAGTACATAAAATTGCTTTGAAGGCAAATGGTGAGATTATAGTGGGTGGAGGATTTGGCGCCATCGTGGATTTTGATCCGGGGCGGCTTTCTGAACTCAATATATTTTCAAATGGTGGATTAGATGCCTTTATGATTAATGTTTTCGTATGTGTAAATCCTTATATTAAGGAACTCAGAGTGGTGAGACCCAACTTATGTTATGGAGAAAATGTTTTCATACAAATTGTGGAAGGACACCTGAATAGTGCAACCCAATGGTCATGGCAAAGAGAAAAATGTGACAATCTCACTTTTGCTGCTGGTCCATTTTTGAATATTCCCGTATTGGATAATACCAGTTTTTTTGTAAAAGGGTGGGGAGGTTGTGTCGTAAATGATCAATGTAGAAAGATTGATATACAAGTATTTAAAGATTCACTAAAATATCAAATTCTGGAATTATGTGAAGGTGATACCATCAAAATTGGAAATAGCAGATATACCTCTGCTGGTGTTTTTACAGACTCTCTGACATCAATTGCCGGATGTGACAGTGTCTTAGTAACTGAAATTGTTTTAAATAAGAGTTATAAGTTTAATGATAACTATCAAATTTGTCCCGGGGATACTGTTAAAGTAGGTAGTTCCAGATACACTTTTGCTGGTGTCTACACCAATGTATTTAAAACAAAGAAAGGGTGTGACAGTATCATCATATCAAATGTTTCTGTCAAACCAACCAGCATTGAAACCATCAATCACACTCTTTGCGAAGGTACATCAATAACCATTGGAAATGTAGTGTACAATTCAAGCGGAACATTTATTCAGGAGTCTGCTAATGTTAATGGGTGCAAAGACCTGAAAATTGTCAATATAAAAATAGCAAAAAGAGATGTTCTACTCCAAAAAAATATTTGTTTTGGCGATAGTTTGAAAGTGGGTAACAAAGACTATACTGTGTCAGGGACTTTTAAAGATACCTTGGTCTCATCATTAGGTTGTGACAGTGTTATTACAACAATGTTGGAAGTTAAATCACTTTCATCTTCTACCAGATTTTATCAAATTTGTGAAGGAGACAGTGTGGCAGTTGGTAGCAAAATTTACAAAACATCTGGAAATTATATTGATCTTTTCAAAAATGCAGCAGGTTGTGACAGCACTGTATTTTCAGGCGTAGTTGTTGTGCCTAAAGTGGTTCCGACTTTAAAAATGTATTCAATATGTGAGGGAGATAGTGTCAAAGTGAGCTCAAAAGTCTACAAAGTTCAGGGATTGTATCAAGATACTCTGCGATCATCAAAAGGATGTGACAGTATCATCACTACAAATCTGAAAGTATTTTTAAGAAATAATACCATTTCTGTAAGTATCTGCGATGGTGATACTTTGATAGCAGGAAGCTCAAGGTTGACAGCATCCGGCAGTTACAATATACCTTTCAAGAATTTTTTTGGTTGTGACAGCATCGTTACGATCGTCCTGACAGTAAAGCAAAAAGCCAATAAAACATTTGATTACTTCATTTGCCCTGGTGATTCAGCCCTGGTAAAAGGTGTTTATTATAAAACTCCTCAAACGCTTGCCTTCAAATATCCAGCTCAAAATGGCTGCGATAGCATTGAAACTCATCAAGTCAAACATAAACATGTGACAACAACACAAAATATCACCCTATGCAATGGCAATGTCTTTGTATTGAATGGTAAAACGTATAAAGAAAAAGGAATCTATACAGAGACCTTAAAAAAATCAGATGGTTGTGATAGTATTCTACAAATAGTTGTAAACGTGAACCCTTCATATATCATTGATACGCTGTTTGACAGATGCAAAGGTGAAAGTGTCACAGTCGGTACTTCCACATATTTGAATCCAGGTAAATTTGTTGAAAATCTAAAAACAACAAAGGGTTGTGACAGCATTATCAGATTTGAATTAAGAATTACCAACTTTATTCCTGCAGTATTTGTAGTACGCGACACTCTATCGGCATTTGTTATTGACGGAGCTAAATATCAGTGGTATGAGTGTACTAATAACAATACCAGAGTACCGTTTTTAGGAGCAACGTCATCCATTTTCCCGCTTTTTAAATCAGGAAAATATTCTTTGGGTATAACTTTCAGAAATTGTACCTACTTTAGTGATTGTCTGGACTATATCAGGACTTCGATTGACCAATTGCCTGAAAGTATTGTTAGTATATATCCCAATCCGTTTATTGATATTGTGCTGATTTCAGCTGAAAAGGATCTGAAATTGAAAATAACTGATATTCAGGGAAGGATCAAAGGAGTATATGAGATTTTGATTGGCAAGAACGAGATCAATGTGAATCAGTTTGCGCCAGGAATTTATATTTTTGAATTATATGATTCAACTGGAAAACTGTTTGTAAAAACACTAAAACTATAG